A genomic stretch from Verrucomicrobiota bacterium includes:
- the uvrA gene encoding excinuclease ABC subunit UvrA, with the protein MSSIRVTGARQHNLQNLSVEIPRNQLVVLTGVSGSGKSSLAFDTLFAEGQRRYVESLSAYARQFLDQLEKPEVDFIEGLAPAIAIEQRRGSQNPRSTIATVTEILDYLRILYAHVGQPHDPETGEALVRSTPGDMRTALTQLPEGSKLLLLAPLPLEPGWTPSELFADLRRKGFLRIRLNRETCSLDPPPEIQPDQIESIEIVIDRLIVREGFASRLADSLETGLRENPELLRASIQKPGQSAWEDLEFTTSFWNPHTGYRLPKLTPRHFSFNSQIGACPSCHGLGTQPIPDPERIVPDPTKTLAEGAVESWWRRNPSLRHLQHRTVLEIAEFLQVPTDQPYQTLPPKFTRALFDGFTEKQKTKASAAFQNTKSKIRNHEGLCPEITRLYAEAESDALRRDLRRYLRDQPCPDCQGQRLKPEILAVTLPGPDQKSHSIHSLQNFNIAHLKAWLESYRPPQESQAHALPLLDEIRKRLRFLEEVGLGYLTLNRESGTLSGGESQRIRLAAQLGSSLAGVLYVLDEPSIGLHPADTERLIATLLRLRDLGNTVIVVEHDESILRAADHLIEMGPGAGSRGGHLMAQGSPQKLLQNPDSLTGAYLSGRKTVSKKGAKSAFQPSPHLPADYLELHGAKARNLRKVDLRLPLGRLTALCGVSGSGKSTLVDQVLRPALAARLARGPDQPGHYESLRGWEPLQRLVVVDQSPLGNSPRSNPATYTGIFGPIRELFAQLPLARQRGYDPGRFSFNTPGGRCEACGGAGSLTVDMHFLPSVQTPCAACRGKRFNRETLEITFKGRHISDVLDLEIETACDFFRAQPKIARPLRALQELGLGYLQLGQSAKTLSGGEAQRVKLAAELAKRQTNSTFFLLDEPTTGLHFEDIRLLLKAFDGLIAAGHTLLVIEHQLDVIQHADHILELGPGSGAEGGRLIFQGPPSKLAQAPTPTGQSLQRTP; encoded by the coding sequence ATGTCCTCCATCAGAGTCACCGGCGCTCGACAGCACAATCTCCAAAACCTCTCGGTCGAAATCCCGAGAAACCAGCTCGTCGTCCTCACTGGAGTCAGCGGCTCGGGCAAATCCTCCCTCGCCTTCGACACCCTTTTCGCCGAAGGCCAGCGCCGCTACGTCGAAAGCCTCTCCGCCTACGCCCGCCAGTTTCTAGACCAACTGGAAAAACCTGAGGTTGACTTCATAGAAGGCCTCGCACCCGCCATCGCCATCGAGCAGCGACGTGGCAGCCAAAACCCGCGGTCCACCATCGCGACCGTTACCGAAATCCTGGACTACCTCCGGATACTCTACGCCCACGTGGGCCAGCCTCACGACCCCGAAACCGGCGAAGCCCTCGTCCGCTCCACCCCGGGCGACATGCGAACCGCCCTCACCCAGCTCCCGGAAGGCTCGAAACTCCTCTTGCTCGCGCCCCTCCCCCTCGAGCCCGGCTGGACCCCCTCGGAACTCTTCGCCGACCTCCGCCGAAAAGGCTTTTTGCGGATCCGTCTCAATCGGGAGACCTGCAGCCTCGACCCCCCACCAGAAATCCAGCCAGACCAAATCGAAAGCATCGAAATCGTCATCGATCGACTCATCGTGCGGGAGGGCTTCGCATCGAGACTGGCCGACTCCCTCGAAACCGGCCTCCGCGAAAACCCCGAACTTCTACGAGCCTCGATCCAAAAGCCAGGCCAGAGCGCCTGGGAAGACCTTGAATTTACCACCAGCTTCTGGAATCCCCATACCGGCTACCGCCTGCCGAAACTGACCCCGCGCCACTTCTCATTCAACAGCCAAATCGGCGCCTGCCCGAGCTGCCACGGCCTCGGAACCCAGCCCATCCCCGATCCCGAGCGGATCGTGCCCGACCCCACCAAAACCCTGGCAGAGGGAGCCGTAGAAAGCTGGTGGCGGCGGAACCCATCCCTGCGCCACCTGCAACATCGCACCGTCCTGGAAATCGCAGAATTCCTTCAAGTCCCCACCGACCAACCCTACCAAACCCTCCCCCCAAAATTCACCCGAGCACTTTTTGATGGATTCACAGAAAAACAAAAGACAAAAGCCTCAGCAGCATTTCAAAACACAAAATCTAAAATTCGCAATCACGAAGGTCTTTGCCCCGAAATCACCCGACTCTACGCCGAAGCCGAAAGCGACGCCCTCCGCCGGGACCTCCGGCGCTATCTACGCGATCAGCCTTGTCCAGACTGCCAGGGCCAGCGACTCAAACCCGAAATCCTAGCCGTCACCCTCCCCGGTCCCGACCAGAAATCCCACTCCATCCATAGTCTTCAAAATTTCAATATCGCCCACCTCAAAGCCTGGCTTGAAAGCTATCGACCGCCCCAAGAAAGCCAAGCCCACGCCCTCCCCCTACTGGACGAAATCCGCAAACGCCTCCGCTTCCTGGAAGAAGTCGGTCTAGGCTACCTCACCCTCAACCGAGAAAGCGGCACCCTCTCCGGGGGAGAAAGTCAGCGCATCCGTCTCGCCGCCCAACTCGGCTCCTCCCTCGCGGGCGTCCTCTACGTCCTGGACGAACCCAGCATCGGCCTCCACCCGGCCGACACCGAGCGCCTCATCGCCACCCTCCTCCGCCTGCGAGACCTGGGAAACACCGTCATCGTCGTCGAGCATGATGAATCCATCCTCCGCGCCGCGGACCACCTCATTGAAATGGGGCCCGGAGCGGGAAGCCGGGGAGGCCACTTGATGGCCCAAGGCTCCCCGCAAAAACTCCTGCAGAACCCAGACTCCCTCACCGGCGCCTACCTCAGCGGCCGAAAAACCGTCTCGAAAAAGGGAGCGAAGTCCGCGTTCCAGCCCTCGCCCCACCTCCCCGCCGACTACCTAGAACTGCACGGGGCCAAAGCCCGGAACCTCCGAAAGGTCGACTTGCGCCTCCCCCTCGGTCGTCTGACCGCCCTCTGTGGCGTCTCTGGAAGTGGCAAATCCACCTTGGTAGATCAAGTCCTGCGCCCTGCCTTGGCGGCCCGCCTGGCCCGCGGCCCCGACCAACCCGGCCACTACGAAAGCCTCCGCGGCTGGGAGCCGCTTCAGCGCCTCGTGGTCGTAGACCAATCGCCACTCGGCAACAGCCCCCGCTCGAACCCCGCCACCTACACCGGAATCTTCGGTCCCATTCGAGAACTCTTCGCGCAGCTCCCCTTGGCGCGGCAGCGAGGCTACGACCCGGGGCGCTTCAGCTTCAACACCCCTGGGGGACGGTGCGAAGCCTGCGGGGGCGCTGGCAGCCTGACCGTCGACATGCACTTCCTCCCCAGCGTTCAAACGCCCTGCGCCGCCTGCCGCGGAAAACGCTTCAATCGCGAAACCCTCGAAATCACCTTCAAAGGACGCCATATCAGCGACGTGCTGGACCTCGAAATCGAAACCGCCTGCGACTTCTTCCGCGCCCAGCCCAAAATCGCCCGCCCGCTCCGCGCCCTCCAAGAACTCGGCTTGGGCTATCTCCAGCTGGGGCAAAGCGCCAAAACCCTCTCAGGCGGCGAAGCCCAGCGAGTCAAATTGGCAGCCGAATTGGCCAAGCGACAAACCAACTCCACCTTCTTTCTCCTGGACGAGCCCACCACCGGCCTCCACTTCGAAGACATCCGCCTCCTTCTGAAGGCCTTCGACGGACTGATCGCAGCCGGCCACACCCTCCTCGTGATTGAACACCAGCTCGACGTCATCCAACACGCCGACCACATCCTCGAGCTAGGCCCCGGCAGCGGAGCAGAAGGCGGCCGACTCATCTTCCAAGGACCTCCCAGCAAACTAGCCCAAGCCCCCACCCCCACCGGCCAAAGCCTCCAAAGAACGCCGTAG
- the clpB gene encoding ATP-dependent chaperone ClpB → MQQALQTALSEARQRGHSEVHSVHVLHALLDQADGLAPQLLHKAGVAPSRVSSALAAHLERQPRVSGNASEASVGRELSETLQRAESLMRSLGDEFLSVEHFLLATLEGKSEAAEALRLAGVQKEALEKALQEVRGNQKVTDANPEGKYQTLEKYGVDLTAKARQGKIDPVIGRDHEIRRVMQVLSRRTKNNPVLIGEPGVGKTAIAEGMARRIISGDVPDSLKNKRLIAVDIGAMVAGAKYRGEFEDRLKAFLKEVSDSEGQIILFIDELHTIVGAGASEGAVDASNLLKPQLARGELRTIGATTLDEYRKHIEKDPALERRFQPVMVGEPSVEDTIGILRGLKERYEVHHGVRIQDAALVAAAMLSDRYIADRFLPDKAIDLVDEAASRLKIELESMPEEIDQLERQVMQLEMERQALSKEKDEASQRRLETLESELAHAREQSSALKARWQNEKGEIQELNKLQEEMESLRGELERAQREGDLQRASEIKYGQMPELEQKLQRNESKLSGEEGTSLLQEEVTPEDIAQVVSSWTHIPVSRLQEGEREKLVSMEERLGERVMGQEEAIKAVSDSVRRARAGLQDENRPIGSFIFLGPTGVGKTELSKALAEFLFDDEAAMVRIDMSEYMEKHAVSRLVGAPPGYVGYEEGGQLTESVRRRPYSVVLFDEIEKAHPDVFHILLQVLDDGRITDGQGRTVDFRNTVLIMTSNIGGEFILNEANKEQRDAQVRDALRSHFKPEFLNRIDDIVIFDRLDEHQLQKIVRVQLDRVVQRVAKKGMVLKVEEAVAELLAERGYDPAYGARPMKRAIQEFLLDPLSLEILEGKYAEGDSIHAQREAGGVVFKK, encoded by the coding sequence ATGCAACAAGCCCTGCAAACGGCGCTCAGCGAGGCGCGCCAGCGAGGGCATTCTGAAGTCCACTCGGTTCACGTTCTGCATGCTCTCCTCGACCAGGCGGACGGCCTGGCTCCGCAGCTTTTGCACAAAGCAGGCGTGGCCCCTTCGCGGGTCTCCAGCGCGCTCGCCGCTCACTTGGAGCGGCAGCCAAGAGTCTCGGGAAACGCGAGTGAAGCGAGCGTGGGGCGTGAGTTGAGTGAGACCCTGCAGCGGGCGGAGTCGCTCATGAGATCGCTGGGCGATGAGTTCTTGAGCGTCGAGCATTTCCTGTTGGCGACGCTCGAAGGCAAATCGGAAGCAGCCGAGGCGCTTCGCCTGGCCGGGGTGCAAAAGGAGGCCTTGGAGAAGGCCCTTCAAGAAGTCCGGGGAAACCAGAAGGTGACCGATGCCAATCCCGAAGGAAAATACCAAACGTTGGAGAAGTATGGCGTGGACCTGACGGCGAAGGCCCGCCAGGGCAAGATCGATCCGGTCATTGGCCGCGATCACGAGATCCGCCGCGTGATGCAAGTTCTCTCCCGGCGGACCAAGAACAATCCGGTCCTCATCGGCGAGCCCGGAGTGGGGAAGACCGCCATTGCTGAAGGCATGGCGCGACGCATCATTTCAGGCGACGTGCCGGATTCGCTGAAGAACAAGCGACTCATCGCGGTGGACATTGGCGCGATGGTGGCTGGGGCCAAGTATCGCGGGGAATTTGAGGATCGTCTCAAGGCCTTTTTGAAAGAGGTCTCGGACTCAGAGGGCCAGATCATTCTTTTCATCGATGAGTTGCACACCATCGTGGGGGCGGGAGCCAGCGAAGGAGCGGTCGATGCCTCCAACCTCCTGAAACCCCAGTTGGCTCGAGGGGAATTGCGGACCATCGGAGCGACCACGCTCGATGAATACCGCAAGCACATCGAGAAGGACCCCGCCTTGGAGCGGCGCTTCCAGCCCGTCATGGTGGGTGAGCCCAGTGTCGAAGATACCATAGGCATCCTTCGGGGGCTCAAGGAGCGCTACGAGGTGCACCACGGGGTGCGCATTCAAGACGCGGCTCTGGTGGCCGCTGCCATGCTTTCTGATCGCTACATCGCGGATCGGTTCTTGCCGGACAAGGCCATCGACCTAGTGGACGAGGCAGCCTCACGCCTCAAGATCGAGCTGGAGTCGATGCCGGAGGAAATCGATCAACTGGAGCGCCAAGTCATGCAGTTGGAAATGGAGCGGCAAGCGCTTTCCAAGGAAAAGGATGAGGCCAGTCAAAGGCGACTCGAGACGCTCGAAAGCGAACTGGCTCACGCTCGCGAGCAGAGCAGCGCGCTCAAAGCGAGATGGCAGAACGAAAAGGGGGAGATCCAGGAACTGAACAAACTGCAGGAGGAAATGGAGTCCCTGCGGGGAGAGCTGGAACGAGCTCAACGAGAGGGCGATCTCCAGCGGGCCAGTGAAATCAAGTATGGGCAGATGCCCGAGCTGGAGCAGAAGCTGCAACGCAATGAGTCCAAGCTATCGGGTGAGGAGGGCACCTCGCTTTTGCAAGAAGAGGTCACGCCAGAGGACATCGCTCAAGTCGTCTCCTCGTGGACCCATATCCCCGTCTCGCGCTTGCAGGAAGGGGAGCGGGAAAAGCTCGTTTCGATGGAAGAACGGTTAGGGGAACGGGTGATGGGTCAGGAGGAAGCCATCAAAGCTGTTTCGGATTCCGTGCGGAGGGCGCGAGCAGGTCTCCAGGATGAGAATCGCCCCATCGGCTCCTTCATTTTCTTGGGGCCGACCGGAGTCGGGAAGACAGAGTTAAGCAAGGCCTTGGCCGAATTCCTTTTCGATGACGAAGCGGCCATGGTCCGGATCGACATGTCGGAATACATGGAGAAACACGCCGTCTCCCGCTTGGTGGGAGCGCCTCCTGGCTATGTCGGTTATGAAGAGGGCGGGCAGCTGACCGAGAGCGTCCGACGCCGTCCCTACAGCGTGGTGCTGTTCGATGAAATCGAGAAGGCGCACCCCGATGTCTTCCATATTTTGCTGCAAGTTCTGGACGATGGTCGCATCACCGACGGCCAGGGCCGCACGGTGGATTTCCGAAACACCGTCCTCATCATGACGAGCAACATCGGAGGGGAGTTCATCCTGAACGAAGCGAACAAGGAACAACGTGACGCCCAAGTCCGCGATGCCTTGCGCTCCCACTTCAAGCCGGAGTTCCTCAATCGCATCGACGACATCGTGATCTTCGATCGCTTGGACGAGCACCAACTCCAAAAGATCGTCCGCGTGCAACTCGATCGCGTAGTGCAACGGGTAGCGAAAAAGGGCATGGTCCTGAAAGTGGAAGAAGCCGTGGCGGAGCTCTTGGCGGAGCGGGGTTACGACCCCGCCTACGGGGCCCGACCGATGAAACGAGCCATCCAGGAGTTTCTCCTTGATCCGCTCAGCTTGGAGATCCTCGAAGGCAAGTATGCCGAAGGCGATTCAATCCATGCCCAGCGCGAGGCAGGGGGAGTCGTTTTCAAAAAGTAA
- a CDS encoding SDR family oxidoreductase, translating into MSLHGKTALLTGASSGIGKALAEKLSQEGVRLLLVARSQAKLQDLADSLPGESHIQVTDLRQPASLTALLETVKRHPPLDLLLNVAGVAALSPISTGNPEDWREMWEVNVQALAWLCQQCLPLFPETGGHILNLSSLSGHRVPPTGGFYAPTKFAVRGLTEALRLELRAAGNPTRVSAISPGFVDTPLLERYFEGRATSFQALKESGMLQAEDVAEAAFYLLNAPPTVEINDVPMRSISQQV; encoded by the coding sequence ATGAGTCTCCACGGAAAAACAGCCCTTCTCACCGGCGCGTCCAGCGGCATCGGAAAAGCCTTGGCCGAAAAACTCTCGCAAGAAGGCGTTCGCTTGCTCCTGGTCGCCCGCTCCCAAGCCAAACTACAGGACCTAGCGGACAGCCTCCCCGGAGAAAGCCACATCCAAGTCACCGACCTCCGACAACCCGCATCGCTCACCGCCCTCCTGGAAACCGTGAAACGCCACCCACCCCTCGACCTCCTCCTGAACGTGGCCGGGGTGGCCGCCCTCTCCCCCATCTCCACCGGAAATCCCGAAGACTGGCGGGAAATGTGGGAAGTGAATGTGCAAGCGCTGGCCTGGCTATGCCAACAATGCCTGCCGCTTTTCCCGGAAACCGGCGGACACATCCTCAATCTCTCCAGCCTCTCTGGCCACCGCGTCCCGCCCACAGGCGGCTTCTACGCCCCCACCAAGTTCGCCGTCCGCGGCCTCACCGAAGCCCTCCGCCTGGAACTCCGAGCCGCCGGAAACCCCACGCGGGTCAGCGCGATCTCCCCCGGCTTCGTCGACACCCCCCTGCTCGAACGCTACTTCGAAGGGCGGGCGACCTCCTTCCAAGCCCTCAAAGAGAGCGGCATGTTGCAAGCGGAGGACGTGGCCGAAGCCGCGTTCTACCTCCTGAACGCACCACCCACCGTCGAGATCAATGACGTGCCCATGCGCTCCATCAGTCAGCAAGTGTGA
- a CDS encoding metallophosphoesterase — translation MPCASPDPTAWTLVLLPDSQFYSESDQANELYHCMLQWITRQREAQSIRAVLHLGDHVQHPHARDQWARAHASLSLLDGELPLFCALGNHDYGQVHVADSRHTLANDYLTLHQNPATARAHLASYRAGEIQNAAYHLAAGGELWLLLVLEFGPRAKVLQWARHVLQAHPHDRAILLTHDFIDQRSSLVTPDGSSLRTREDTPNSPAHYGLSQEPGGAATGEQVWQTLVHPHDRFQFVFNGHHKPYCRSLQNELLENRSDIASGYRVDATPSGNRVHQILFNAQWAPHGGDGWLRLLRFQDHNRTVQCTTFSPWRESLDLPSQRRDPNHEFALRLAPSSRPAKNAPWFPLKPSRPS, via the coding sequence ATGCCTTGCGCGTCGCCCGATCCCACCGCCTGGACCTTGGTCCTGCTGCCAGATAGCCAATTCTACTCCGAAAGCGACCAAGCCAACGAGCTTTACCATTGCATGCTGCAATGGATCACACGGCAACGTGAGGCACAGTCCATCCGGGCCGTCCTCCATCTGGGTGACCATGTTCAACACCCCCACGCCCGAGATCAATGGGCCCGTGCCCACGCCAGCCTCTCCCTTCTCGATGGGGAACTCCCCCTCTTCTGCGCCCTGGGCAACCACGACTACGGCCAAGTGCACGTCGCCGACAGCCGGCACACCTTGGCCAATGACTACCTCACCCTCCACCAGAACCCCGCCACCGCCCGAGCCCACCTGGCCTCCTATCGGGCCGGGGAAATTCAAAACGCAGCCTATCACCTCGCGGCAGGGGGCGAACTCTGGCTCCTTCTGGTGCTGGAATTTGGCCCGCGCGCCAAAGTTCTCCAATGGGCGCGCCACGTCCTACAGGCGCATCCCCATGATCGAGCCATCCTCCTGACTCACGACTTCATCGACCAGCGATCCAGCTTGGTCACACCCGACGGAAGTTCCCTGCGAACCCGCGAAGACACGCCCAATTCCCCTGCCCACTACGGACTCAGCCAAGAGCCCGGAGGCGCCGCCACCGGAGAGCAAGTCTGGCAAACGCTCGTCCATCCCCACGATCGCTTCCAATTCGTCTTCAACGGCCACCACAAGCCCTACTGCCGAAGCTTGCAAAACGAACTCCTGGAAAACCGCAGCGACATCGCAAGCGGCTACCGAGTGGACGCCACCCCTTCGGGAAACCGCGTCCACCAAATCCTCTTCAATGCCCAATGGGCCCCTCACGGCGGCGACGGCTGGCTACGCCTTCTGCGCTTTCAGGACCACAACCGCACGGTCCAATGCACCACCTTTTCCCCCTGGCGGGAATCGCTCGACCTCCCCAGCCAGCGGCGCGATCCAAATCATGAATTCGCGCTCCGTCTCGCCCCCTCCTCCCGCCCCGCAAAAAACGCTCCTTGGTTTCCCCTGAAGCCGTCTCGCCCATCGTAG
- a CDS encoding PilT/PilU family type 4a pilus ATPase, protein MQDITDYLRQTVELTGSDLHLSVGAPPCARVDGRLRPLDEASLTVATARDLVLATLSESQRSRLEEDWELDYALQVEGLGRFRGNVHYTRQGLEAAFRFIPRDIPELATLGHSDAIHDICRLPSGLVLVTGITGSGKSTTLASMVKRIAESRSGVIVTIEDPIEFLFEHSRCLIKQREVGSTTRDFPIALRQSLRQDPDVIVVSELRDLETIRIAITAAETGHLVLGTLHTVDAPKTIDRLVDVFPGGQQPQIIAQLSNVLEAILSQRLLPRADGEGRILASEVLRMNHGIRTCIRDRKTEQLVGMMEIGSQDGNQTIDESLTQLWREGQIDLQEALLHSRDRKLFQSFQETEKRKFGAGRRRA, encoded by the coding sequence ATGCAGGACATCACCGACTACCTCCGGCAAACAGTCGAACTCACCGGATCCGATCTGCACCTCTCGGTGGGGGCGCCGCCCTGCGCCCGGGTCGATGGTCGGCTGCGCCCGCTCGACGAAGCCAGCCTGACAGTCGCCACCGCCCGCGACCTCGTGCTGGCCACCCTCTCCGAATCGCAGCGAAGTCGCTTGGAAGAGGACTGGGAATTGGACTACGCCCTGCAAGTGGAAGGACTGGGACGCTTCCGGGGCAATGTGCACTACACCCGCCAAGGCCTGGAAGCGGCCTTTCGCTTCATTCCGCGAGACATCCCGGAACTCGCCACCCTCGGCCACAGCGATGCCATCCACGACATCTGCCGTTTGCCAAGCGGTCTCGTCTTGGTGACGGGCATCACCGGCTCCGGGAAATCCACCACCTTGGCCTCGATGGTGAAACGCATCGCGGAGAGTCGCAGCGGGGTCATCGTCACCATTGAAGACCCGATAGAGTTTCTTTTTGAACACTCGCGTTGCCTAATCAAACAACGCGAGGTCGGCTCCACCACGCGAGATTTCCCGATCGCGCTCCGCCAAAGCCTCCGCCAAGACCCCGATGTCATCGTGGTGAGCGAACTGCGCGATCTCGAAACCATCCGCATCGCCATCACGGCTGCCGAGACAGGGCACCTCGTGCTGGGCACCCTCCACACAGTCGACGCCCCCAAGACCATTGATCGACTCGTCGACGTCTTCCCAGGCGGGCAACAACCTCAGATCATCGCCCAGCTCTCGAACGTGCTGGAGGCCATCCTCTCGCAGCGCTTGCTCCCCCGCGCCGATGGAGAAGGGCGAATTCTCGCCTCCGAAGTGCTCCGCATGAATCACGGAATTCGCACCTGCATTCGGGATCGCAAAACAGAGCAACTCGTCGGCATGATGGAAATCGGCTCCCAGGACGGCAACCAAACCATCGATGAATCCCTCACGCAGCTCTGGCGAGAGGGCCAGATCGACCTCCAGGAAGCGCTGCTCCACAGCCGGGATCGCAAACTCTTCCAAAGCTTCCAAGAAACTGAAAAACGGAAGTTCGGAGCCGGACGTCGACGCGCTTGA
- a CDS encoding PilT/PilU family type 4a pilus ATPase, translated as MAPPLDALLKALVASQANDIFLRAGNRPRIRIAGELRSTEDSMISREDLAALWQFCGGDPLEENERDAHLVLSDGERLRVNFFRTLNQLAAVLRPIARTVPSMRRLGLPEKLLETWLTHPAGLVLVTGATSSGKSTTLAACLDWINDQQARHIVTIEDPIEYLFESRKSLFSQREIATDTENFGSALRAALRQNPDVLFVGEIRDDETAETALRAAETGHLVLSTLHSSDVGETIERFASLFVADRRETALSLLSRQLLGVLSQKLVPRQGGGLQLVTEALSNEAATRKWIREGNHAQLIDFLRSDRSEGHSFLESLVEHVRKGRLEKDLARRVAPNAAEFDRALRGIS; from the coding sequence ATGGCCCCTCCCCTCGACGCGCTCCTGAAAGCGCTAGTTGCCTCGCAGGCCAATGACATTTTCTTGCGCGCGGGGAACCGCCCTCGCATCCGAATCGCGGGAGAACTCCGCTCGACCGAGGACTCGATGATCAGCCGGGAAGACTTGGCTGCACTCTGGCAGTTTTGCGGAGGCGACCCGCTGGAGGAAAACGAGCGGGATGCCCATTTGGTGCTTTCCGATGGGGAACGCCTGCGGGTCAATTTCTTTCGCACGCTCAATCAGTTGGCTGCTGTCCTCCGACCCATCGCGCGGACCGTGCCCTCCATGAGACGGCTCGGTCTTCCCGAAAAGCTCCTGGAAACCTGGCTCACTCACCCAGCCGGACTCGTGCTGGTGACAGGCGCCACCAGCTCCGGCAAATCCACCACGCTGGCGGCCTGCCTCGATTGGATCAATGACCAGCAAGCCCGCCACATCGTCACCATCGAAGACCCCATCGAATATCTCTTCGAAAGCCGCAAAAGCCTCTTCTCCCAAAGAGAGATCGCCACCGACACCGAAAATTTCGGGAGTGCCCTCCGCGCCGCCCTCCGGCAAAACCCGGACGTCCTCTTCGTGGGAGAGATTCGCGATGACGAAACCGCCGAAACCGCACTGCGGGCCGCCGAAACGGGCCACCTGGTGCTCTCCACCCTTCACAGCTCCGACGTGGGAGAAACCATAGAGCGCTTCGCCTCTCTTTTCGTGGCGGATCGCCGCGAAACCGCGCTCTCCCTCCTCTCCCGCCAATTGCTCGGCGTCCTCTCGCAGAAATTGGTCCCTCGCCAAGGAGGCGGGCTCCAGTTGGTGACCGAAGCCCTTTCGAATGAGGCCGCCACCCGCAAGTGGATTCGGGAAGGCAATCATGCGCAGCTCATCGACTTTCTGCGAAGTGATCGCTCAGAAGGCCACAGCTTTCTTGAAAGTCTCGTGGAGCATGTCCGCAAGGGACGCCTGGAAAAAGACCTCGCTCGCCGGGTCGCGCCAAATGCCGCCGAATTTGATCGCGCCCTCCGCGGAATCTCCTAG
- a CDS encoding Lrp/AsnC family transcriptional regulator, translating to MSQTIPIEHDEAVNARILAVSEDRISGFHRHPFQAIAAESGVDLETVLTRIRAMLDAGIVRRVRQTLLATKLAEGALVAWKIDRQRLDAAFDFMSQEDPFSGHVVVRSTDRQISGSEYRLWTTLKVPQGQSLAEHATVLQRLTGAHDFILMPAKGIFKLGVGHVRRKSLEPGAKTEARAEMITTSLAELNEGEWNVLLHLKEELSLDEINENPWTARAQQAGISLDKFCEIAQQLDRKQVIGRFSTFLEHVKPSSTGKKVTRFNGLFHWKVPEGRQAEAGAEVGRHHIMTHCYWREGGPQFGRVNIMGVVHGTDKSLVMEHKAAIDRHLASVGIPVDYTNVFWGGRSEIKPSEISPLVYQAWHKKHRT from the coding sequence ATGTCGCAAACCATCCCCATCGAACACGACGAAGCGGTCAACGCGCGCATCCTCGCGGTTTCCGAAGACCGCATCAGCGGCTTCCATCGTCACCCCTTCCAAGCCATCGCAGCCGAATCCGGCGTCGATCTGGAAACCGTGCTGACCCGCATTCGCGCCATGCTCGATGCCGGAATCGTTCGCAGAGTCCGCCAAACCCTCCTCGCTACCAAATTGGCAGAGGGCGCCCTCGTAGCTTGGAAAATCGACCGCCAACGCCTAGACGCCGCCTTCGACTTCATGTCGCAAGAGGACCCTTTCAGCGGCCACGTCGTCGTCCGCTCGACCGACCGGCAAATCTCCGGCTCGGAATACCGGCTCTGGACCACCCTCAAAGTTCCCCAAGGCCAATCTCTAGCCGAACACGCCACCGTCCTCCAGCGCCTGACCGGCGCGCACGACTTCATCCTCATGCCAGCAAAAGGCATCTTCAAACTGGGCGTGGGACACGTCCGACGGAAAAGCCTTGAGCCCGGAGCCAAAACCGAGGCCCGTGCCGAAATGATCACCACCTCCCTCGCGGAACTGAACGAGGGAGAATGGAATGTCCTCCTCCACCTCAAGGAAGAACTCTCCCTCGACGAGATCAATGAAAACCCCTGGACCGCCCGCGCCCAACAAGCCGGCATCTCCTTGGATAAATTCTGTGAAATTGCACAACAACTTGACCGCAAACAAGTTATAGGACGTTTTTCCACATTTCTAGAGCACGTGAAACCCTCCTCCACTGGTAAAAAAGTCACCCGTTTCAATGGGCTCTTCCACTGGAAAGTACCCGAAGGTCGCCAGGCTGAAGCGGGCGCCGAAGTGGGTCGCCACCACATCATGACCCACTGCTACTGGCGCGAAGGAGGGCCGCAATTCGGGCGAGTCAACATCATGGGAGTGGTCCACGGAACGGACAAATCGCTCGTGATGGAGCACAAAGCCGCTATCGACCGCCACCTCGCCAGCGTCGGCATCCCCGTCGACTACACCAACGTCTTCTGGGGAGGCCGGAGCGAAATCAAACCCAGCGAAATCTCCCCCTTGGTCTACCAAGCTTGGCACAAAAAGCACCGCACCTAA